The Hyphomicrobiales bacterium nucleotide sequence ACCCTCATCGAGGAAATCGCCGCCTGGGAGCACGATCGCAATGCCCATCACACCAAGTCCGACTGGCACTTCACCACCAAAGACGCTCGCACTAAACTCAAGCATCTATACCCTTCAATCTGACTGAATCAGCCGACTAGCCGCGTCACTCGACAGCC carries:
- a CDS encoding IS630 family transposase — encoded protein: TLIEEIAAWEHDRNAHHTKSDWHFTTKDARTKLKHLYPSI